A window from Pseudomonas alloputida encodes these proteins:
- a CDS encoding YciK family oxidoreductase, with product MFDYTARPDLLQGRVILVTGAGRGIGAAAAKAYAALGATVLLLGKTEANLNEVYDQIEAAGHPQPVVIPFNLETALPHQYDELAAMIEGQFGRLDGLLNNASIIGPRTPLEQLSGDNFMRVMHINVNATFMLTSTLLPLLKLSEDASVVFTSSSVGRKGRAYWGAYGVSKFATEGLMQTLADELEGVAPVRANSINPGATRTAMRAQAYPGENPQNNPLPEEIMPVYLYLMGPDSTGVNGQAFNAQ from the coding sequence ATGTTCGACTACACCGCCCGCCCCGACCTGCTGCAAGGCCGGGTCATCCTGGTTACCGGTGCCGGCCGTGGCATTGGTGCCGCGGCTGCCAAGGCCTATGCCGCGCTGGGTGCCACCGTGCTGCTGCTGGGCAAGACCGAGGCCAACCTGAACGAGGTCTACGACCAGATCGAAGCCGCCGGCCACCCGCAGCCGGTGGTCATCCCGTTCAACCTGGAAACCGCCCTGCCACACCAGTACGACGAGCTGGCGGCCATGATCGAAGGCCAGTTCGGCCGCCTAGATGGCCTGCTCAACAATGCGTCGATCATCGGCCCGCGCACGCCGCTGGAGCAGTTGTCGGGCGACAACTTCATGCGCGTGATGCACATCAACGTCAATGCCACCTTCATGCTCACCAGCACCCTGCTGCCGCTGCTGAAGCTGTCGGAAGACGCTTCGGTGGTGTTCACCAGCAGCAGCGTGGGGCGCAAGGGCCGGGCTTACTGGGGCGCCTATGGCGTGTCGAAGTTCGCCACCGAAGGCCTGATGCAGACCCTGGCTGATGAACTGGAAGGCGTGGCGCCGGTGCGCGCCAACAGCATCAACCCAGGCGCCACGCGCACGGCGATGCGGGCCCAGGCCTACCCCGGCGAGAACCCGCAGAACAACCCGCTGCCCGAAGAGATCATGCCGGTGTACCTGTACCTGATGGGGCCGGACAGCACAGGGGTGAACGGGCAGGCGTTCAACGCCCAATAA
- a CDS encoding TenA family transcriptional regulator, translating to MIDAFVRIGPLMDPASYPQWAQQLIEDCRESKRRVVEHEFYARLRDGQLKQSTIRQYLIGGWPVVEQFSLYMAHNLTKTRYGRHQGEDMARRWLMRNIRVELNHADYWVNWCQAHGVHLHELQAQEVPPELNGLNDWCWRVCATENLAISMAATNYAIEGATGEWSAVVCSTDTYAQGFPEEGRKRAMKWLKMHAQYDDAHPWEALEIICTLAGENPTLGLRTELRRAICKSYDCMFLFLERCMQLEGRQQGRMRPALAAG from the coding sequence GTGATTGACGCATTTGTTCGTATCGGGCCTTTGATGGACCCCGCCAGTTACCCCCAATGGGCCCAGCAACTGATTGAAGACTGCCGCGAGAGCAAGCGCCGGGTGGTTGAGCATGAGTTTTATGCACGACTACGCGATGGCCAGCTGAAGCAATCGACCATCCGTCAGTACCTGATCGGGGGCTGGCCGGTGGTGGAGCAGTTTTCATTGTACATGGCGCATAACCTGACCAAGACCCGCTATGGCCGGCACCAGGGCGAGGACATGGCGCGGCGCTGGCTGATGCGCAACATCCGCGTCGAGCTCAACCATGCCGACTACTGGGTGAACTGGTGCCAGGCGCACGGTGTGCACCTGCACGAGTTGCAGGCGCAAGAAGTGCCGCCCGAGCTGAACGGCCTGAACGACTGGTGCTGGCGGGTGTGCGCTACCGAGAACCTGGCCATTTCCATGGCGGCGACCAACTACGCCATCGAAGGCGCGACCGGTGAATGGTCAGCGGTGGTGTGCTCGACCGACACCTATGCGCAGGGGTTCCCTGAAGAAGGGCGCAAGCGGGCGATGAAGTGGCTGAAGATGCATGCCCAGTATGACGATGCGCACCCGTGGGAGGCGCTGGAAATCATCTGTACCCTGGCCGGCGAGAACCCCACCCTGGGGTTGCGGACCGAGTTGCGCAGGGCGATCTGCAAGAGTTACGACTGCATGTTCCTGTTCCTGGAGCGCTGCATGCAGCTGGAAGGGCGCCAGCAAGGCCGTATGCGGCCGGCGTTGGCTGCGGGCTGA
- a CDS encoding EAL domain-containing protein, with protein MKGHRTLEAPKLLGITWPFIAVVVLQVALGSLSLYTLSAVRAYVAGESLWSKAQKDAIYYLSLYGETQDDSTYQRYRQAITVPQGDHRLREVLDHPSPDLNAARQAVLQGGNHPDDVDRIIWFYRNFRHVSYMQTAIDYWDIGDDYLAKLDVLAGEMRQRFANGPADPDTVSDWKARIVAINEGVTPAAKAFSDALGEGSRMLLRVLLITNLLTAMFLIAIAWRRSSKLLAQRQAFASALQEEKERAQITLQAIGDAVITTDVEGNIGYMNPAAEQLTHWQSGQAQGLPLSALFSLVDEHAEEDGRSLVEQVLSGSLKGGSEHARLIQRLDGSTVSINLVGSPILNDGQVSGIVLVLHDMTQERQYIANLSWQATHDALTGLANRREFEYRLEQALNDLARQAGRHSLMFLDLDQFKLVNDTCGHAAGDELLRHICAVLQSGLREGDTLARLGGDEFGVLLENCPPDQAERIGEQLRQMVQSLHFVWKGRPFVTTVSIGLVHMAQAPGTLEASLRAADMACYMAKEKGRNRVQVYHADDSELSMRFGEMAWIQRLHVALEENRFCLYAQEIAPLKTFEGPGHIEILLRLHDESGRTILPSSFIPAAERYGLMTALDRWVVRNVFMVIRKCLEEGREGPLSTCAINLSGSSIGDDKFLEYLQRLFVEYAIPPRMICFEITETSAIANLGSAIRFINELKGLGCRFSLDDFCAGMSSFAYLKHLPVDYLKIDGSFVKDMLDDPVNRAMVEVINHIGHVMGKRTIAEFVETPLIEQALQEIGVDYAQGYLIERPQVFTCDSLQRQRIAARPLLQRAPGTFR; from the coding sequence ATGAAGGGACATCGCACACTCGAAGCGCCAAAGTTGCTCGGCATCACCTGGCCTTTCATCGCCGTCGTGGTCCTTCAGGTGGCGCTGGGCAGCCTCAGCCTTTATACGCTCTCGGCCGTGCGTGCCTATGTCGCGGGCGAAAGCCTGTGGTCCAAGGCGCAGAAAGATGCCATCTACTACCTCAGTCTGTACGGCGAGACGCAGGACGACAGCACCTACCAGCGCTATCGCCAGGCCATTACCGTGCCCCAGGGTGACCATCGTCTGCGCGAGGTGCTCGACCACCCCAGCCCTGATCTGAACGCCGCGCGACAGGCGGTTCTGCAAGGTGGCAACCACCCTGACGATGTCGATCGGATCATCTGGTTCTACCGCAACTTTCGCCATGTCAGCTACATGCAGACAGCCATCGATTACTGGGACATCGGTGACGACTATCTGGCCAAGCTGGATGTACTGGCCGGTGAAATGCGCCAGCGTTTTGCCAATGGCCCGGCGGATCCAGACACTGTCAGCGATTGGAAGGCCCGCATTGTCGCCATCAACGAAGGCGTGACCCCGGCGGCCAAGGCCTTCAGTGATGCCTTGGGTGAAGGCTCGCGCATGTTGCTGCGGGTGCTGCTGATCACCAACCTGCTGACCGCAATGTTCCTGATCGCCATTGCCTGGCGCCGCTCCAGCAAGCTGTTGGCCCAGCGCCAGGCCTTTGCCAGCGCCCTGCAGGAAGAAAAAGAGCGTGCGCAGATTACCCTGCAGGCCATCGGGGATGCGGTGATTACAACCGATGTCGAGGGCAATATCGGCTACATGAACCCGGCCGCCGAGCAGTTGACCCACTGGCAATCCGGCCAGGCCCAGGGCCTGCCGCTGTCGGCACTGTTCAGCCTGGTGGATGAGCACGCCGAGGAGGATGGTCGCAGCTTGGTCGAGCAGGTGCTCAGCGGCAGCCTCAAGGGCGGCTCCGAGCATGCCCGGCTGATCCAGCGCCTGGACGGCAGTACCGTGTCGATCAACCTGGTAGGCTCGCCGATCCTCAATGATGGCCAGGTCAGTGGCATCGTACTGGTGCTGCACGACATGACCCAGGAACGCCAGTACATCGCCAACCTGTCCTGGCAAGCAACCCACGATGCGCTGACCGGGCTGGCCAACCGCCGCGAGTTCGAATACCGCCTGGAGCAGGCGCTCAACGACCTGGCGCGCCAGGCCGGGCGGCATTCGCTGATGTTCCTCGACCTCGACCAGTTCAAGCTGGTCAACGACACCTGTGGCCACGCTGCCGGCGATGAGTTGCTGCGGCACATCTGCGCGGTGCTGCAATCCGGCCTGCGTGAGGGCGATACGCTGGCGCGGCTGGGCGGCGATGAATTTGGCGTGCTGCTGGAAAACTGCCCGCCCGACCAGGCCGAGCGCATTGGCGAACAATTGCGCCAGATGGTGCAGAGCCTGCACTTTGTATGGAAAGGGCGGCCTTTCGTGACCACGGTCAGCATTGGCCTAGTGCACATGGCCCAGGCCCCCGGTACCCTGGAGGCTTCGCTGCGCGCCGCCGACATGGCCTGCTACATGGCCAAGGAAAAGGGCCGAAACCGTGTGCAGGTGTACCACGCCGACGACAGCGAGCTGTCCATGCGTTTTGGCGAAATGGCCTGGATCCAGCGCTTGCATGTGGCCCTGGAAGAAAACCGCTTTTGCCTCTACGCCCAGGAAATCGCCCCGCTCAAAACCTTCGAGGGCCCGGGCCATATCGAAATTCTGTTGCGCCTGCACGACGAAAGCGGTCGCACCATCCTGCCCAGCAGCTTCATCCCGGCGGCCGAGCGCTACGGCCTGATGACCGCGCTGGACCGCTGGGTGGTGCGCAATGTGTTCATGGTCATACGCAAGTGCCTGGAAGAAGGGCGTGAAGGGCCGTTGTCGACCTGTGCCATCAACCTGTCGGGGTCCAGCATTGGCGACGACAAGTTCCTTGAATACCTCCAGCGGTTGTTCGTCGAATACGCCATTCCGCCGCGAATGATCTGCTTTGAAATTACCGAAACCAGCGCCATTGCCAACCTGGGCAGCGCCATTCGCTTCATCAACGAGCTGAAAGGGCTGGGTTGCCGTTTCTCGCTCGATGATTTTTGCGCCGGCATGTCCTCGTTCGCCTATCTCAAGCATTTGCCCGTGGACTACCTGAAGATTGACGGCAGTTTCGTCAAGGACATGCTCGACGACCCGGTCAACCGGGCCATGGTCGAGGTCATCAACCATATCGGCCATGTGATGGGTAAGCGCACGATTGCCGAGTTCGTCGAAACACCCTTGATCGAGCAGGCCTTGCAGGAAATAGGCGTGGATTACGCCCAGGGCTACCTGATCGAACGCCCCCAGGTGTTCACCTGTGACAGTCTGCAGCGCCAACGGATCGCCGCCCGGCCTCTGTTGCAGCGAGCACCTGGCACATTTCGCTAG
- a CDS encoding ABC transporter ATP-binding protein has product MLDVPGSPDPVPGKPYTAGDRLSWAEIRRLALHHKKNLWSANLIALLAACCSVPIPLLLPLLVDEVLLGHGDAALKWMNHLLPSSWQVAAGYIGLMLALTLCLRLAALAFNVIQSKLFAGLAKDIVYRLRIRLIERLKRISLKEYESLGSGTVTTHLVTDLDTLDKFVGETLSRFLVAMLTLTGTAAILIWMHWQLALLILLFNPLVIYFTVQLGKRVKHLKKLENDSTARFTQALAETLDAIQEIRAGNRQGYFLGRLGLRAREVRDYAVDSQWKSDASGRASGLLFQFGIDIFRAAAMLTVLFSDLSIGQMLAVFSYLWFMIGPVEQLLNLQYAYYAAGGALSRLNELLARADEPQYPAASDPFAGRETVGIEVRDLRFAYADEPVLEHLDLSIAAGEKVAIVGASGGGKSTLVQLLLGLYSAQAGTIRFGGASLQEIGLETLRENVAVVLQHPSLFNDSVRANLTMGRDCSDDACWQALRIAQLDATIAALPQGLDSVVGRSGVRLSGGQRQRLAIARMVLAEPKVVILDEATSALDAATEYNLHQALACFLSGRTTLIIAHRLSAVKQADRVLVFDGGHVAEDGDHQQLIAEGGLYAKLYGHLQQS; this is encoded by the coding sequence GTGCTTGATGTACCAGGGTCACCCGACCCGGTACCGGGCAAGCCATACACTGCGGGCGATCGACTGAGCTGGGCGGAAATCCGCCGCCTGGCCTTGCATCACAAGAAAAACCTCTGGTCCGCCAACCTCATTGCGTTACTGGCGGCGTGTTGCAGTGTGCCCATTCCGCTGCTGCTGCCGCTGTTGGTGGACGAAGTTCTGCTCGGCCATGGCGATGCTGCGCTGAAGTGGATGAACCATCTGCTGCCGTCCAGCTGGCAGGTGGCAGCCGGCTACATCGGCCTGATGCTGGCGCTCACCCTGTGCCTGCGCCTGGCTGCACTGGCGTTCAACGTTATCCAGTCCAAGCTGTTCGCCGGGCTGGCCAAGGACATCGTCTACCGCCTGCGCATCCGCCTGATCGAGCGCCTCAAGCGTATTTCGCTGAAAGAGTACGAAAGCCTGGGCAGCGGCACGGTGACCACCCACCTGGTCACCGACCTGGACACCCTCGACAAGTTCGTTGGCGAAACCCTCAGCCGCTTCCTGGTGGCCATGCTGACACTGACCGGCACGGCGGCCATCCTGATCTGGATGCACTGGCAGCTGGCCTTGCTGATCTTGCTGTTCAACCCGCTGGTGATCTACTTCACCGTGCAGTTGGGCAAGCGCGTCAAGCACCTGAAAAAGCTCGAAAACGACAGCACCGCGCGCTTTACCCAGGCGCTAGCGGAAACCCTCGATGCCATCCAGGAAATCCGCGCCGGCAACCGCCAGGGCTACTTCCTTGGCCGCCTGGGCTTGCGTGCCCGCGAGGTGCGCGATTACGCCGTGGACTCGCAATGGAAAAGCGATGCCAGTGGCCGTGCCAGTGGCCTGCTGTTCCAGTTCGGCATCGACATCTTCCGCGCGGCGGCCATGCTGACCGTGCTGTTTTCCGACCTGTCGATCGGCCAGATGCTGGCGGTGTTCAGCTACCTGTGGTTCATGATCGGTCCGGTGGAGCAACTGCTTAATCTGCAATATGCCTACTACGCCGCAGGCGGTGCGCTGAGCCGCCTCAACGAGCTGCTGGCGCGTGCCGACGAGCCGCAATACCCGGCCGCCAGCGACCCGTTCGCCGGGCGCGAAACGGTGGGCATTGAAGTGCGCGACCTGCGCTTTGCCTATGCCGACGAGCCGGTGCTCGAGCACCTCGACCTGTCCATCGCTGCGGGTGAGAAGGTGGCGATTGTCGGTGCCAGCGGCGGCGGCAAGAGCACGCTGGTGCAGCTACTGCTGGGCCTTTACAGCGCCCAGGCCGGGACCATCCGCTTTGGCGGGGCCAGCCTGCAGGAAATCGGCCTGGAAACCCTGCGCGAGAACGTCGCGGTGGTGTTGCAGCACCCGTCGCTGTTCAACGACAGCGTGCGGGCCAACCTGACCATGGGCCGCGACTGCAGCGATGATGCGTGCTGGCAGGCGCTGCGCATCGCCCAGCTGGATGCCACCATCGCCGCCTTGCCGCAGGGCCTGGACAGCGTGGTAGGGCGTTCAGGCGTGCGCTTGTCCGGTGGCCAGCGCCAGCGCCTGGCCATTGCCCGCATGGTACTGGCTGAGCCCAAGGTGGTGATCCTCGACGAGGCCACCTCAGCCCTGGATGCCGCCACCGAGTACAACCTGCATCAGGCCTTGGCGTGCTTCCTCAGCGGCCGCACCACGCTGATCATCGCCCACCGCTTGTCGGCGGTGAAACAGGCCGACCGGGTGCTGGTGTTCGATGGCGGGCACGTGGCCGAAGACGGCGACCATCAGCAGCTGATTGCCGAGGGTGGGTTATACGCCAAGCTGTATGGGCATCTGCAGCAGAGCTGA
- a CDS encoding DsbA family protein, whose protein sequence is MSARLIYVMDPMCSWCWGFAPVAAALIAQAREAGVPARLVTGGLRTGGSALDSSTRKYILEHWQAVADATGQPFRFEGAMPDGFVYDTEPACRALVTARELDAERVWPLLALIQRSFYEQGIDVTTAPQLVELASQCGFDRAAFAEAFARADTRAATAADFAWAQDLGIAGFPTLLAERNGQLALLTNGYQPLERLQPLLGRWLQQAACA, encoded by the coding sequence ATGTCTGCACGCCTGATCTATGTGATGGACCCGATGTGCTCCTGGTGCTGGGGTTTTGCGCCAGTGGCTGCGGCCCTGATCGCCCAGGCGCGTGAGGCAGGCGTGCCTGCCCGCTTGGTAACGGGCGGGCTGCGTACCGGCGGCAGCGCCCTGGACAGCTCCACTCGCAAGTACATCCTGGAACACTGGCAGGCGGTGGCTGATGCTACCGGCCAGCCGTTCCGCTTCGAGGGGGCCATGCCGGACGGCTTCGTCTACGACACCGAGCCGGCCTGCCGCGCGCTGGTCACGGCCCGCGAGCTGGATGCCGAGCGCGTCTGGCCGCTGCTGGCGTTGATCCAGCGTTCGTTCTACGAACAGGGCATCGATGTGACCACCGCGCCGCAGCTGGTCGAGCTGGCCTCGCAGTGTGGCTTCGACCGTGCCGCGTTCGCCGAAGCCTTCGCCCGTGCCGATACCCGCGCCGCCACCGCGGCCGACTTCGCCTGGGCCCAGGACCTGGGTATTGCCGGGTTCCCGACCCTGCTGGCCGAGCGCAATGGCCAACTGGCCTTGCTGACCAACGGCTACCAGCCGCTGGAGCGCCTGCAACCCTTGCTCGGCCGCTGGCTGCAGCAGGCCGCCTGTGCTTGA
- a CDS encoding rhodanese-related sulfurtransferase, whose amino-acid sequence MSQAIVVAALYKFVTLEDYVELREPLLKTMLDNNVKGTLLLAQEGINGTVSGTREGIDGLLAWLRSDPRLVDIDHKESYCDEQPFYRTKVKLKKEIVTLGVPGVDPNKAVGTYVEPKDWNALISDPEVLLIDTRNDYEVAIGTFKGAIDPKTETFREFPEYIKANFDPSKHKKVAMFCTGGIRCEKASSYMLGEGFESVYHLKGGILKYFEEVPQEESLWDGDCFVFDNRVTVRHDLSEGEYDQCHACRHPINAQERASEHYSPGVSCPHCWDSLSEKTRRSAIDRQKQIELAKARNLPHPIGYYYKAEA is encoded by the coding sequence ATGTCTCAAGCCATCGTCGTCGCGGCGCTGTACAAGTTCGTCACCCTGGAAGACTACGTCGAGCTGCGCGAGCCGCTGCTCAAGACCATGCTCGACAACAACGTCAAAGGCACCCTGCTGCTGGCCCAGGAGGGCATCAACGGCACCGTGTCGGGCACCCGTGAAGGCATTGATGGCCTGCTGGCCTGGTTGCGCAGCGACCCGCGTCTGGTCGATATCGACCACAAAGAATCGTACTGCGACGAACAGCCGTTCTACCGCACCAAGGTCAAGCTCAAGAAAGAGATCGTCACCCTCGGCGTGCCGGGCGTGGACCCCAACAAGGCCGTTGGCACCTATGTCGAGCCCAAGGACTGGAACGCCCTGATCAGCGACCCGGAAGTGCTGTTGATCGACACCCGCAACGACTACGAAGTGGCCATCGGTACGTTCAAGGGCGCCATCGACCCGAAGACCGAAACCTTCCGTGAGTTCCCGGAGTACATCAAGGCCAACTTCGACCCGAGCAAGCACAAGAAGGTCGCCATGTTCTGCACCGGCGGCATCCGTTGCGAAAAAGCCTCCAGCTACATGCTCGGTGAAGGCTTCGAGTCGGTCTATCATCTTAAGGGCGGCATCCTGAAATACTTCGAGGAAGTGCCTCAGGAAGAAAGCCTGTGGGACGGCGACTGCTTCGTCTTCGACAACCGGGTCACGGTGCGTCATGACCTGAGCGAAGGCGAGTACGACCAGTGCCACGCCTGCCGCCATCCGATCAATGCACAGGAGCGCGCGTCCGAGCACTATTCGCCAGGTGTCAGCTGCCCGCATTGCTGGGACAGCCTGAGCGAGAAGACCCGGCGCAGTGCCATCGACCGGCAGAAGCAGATCGAGCTGGCCAAGGCCCGCAACCTGCCGCACCCGATCGGTTACTACTACAAAGCCGAGGCTTGA
- a CDS encoding BolA family protein, translating to MTMQQRIEQQLAALAPQHLEVLNESHMHSRGQETHYKAVIVSEQFAGLNSVKRHQKVYATMGELMGEIHALAIHTYTAEEWAKVGVAPASPVCAGGGH from the coding sequence ATGACCATGCAACAACGTATCGAACAGCAACTGGCCGCGCTGGCGCCGCAACACCTGGAAGTGCTCAACGAAAGTCACATGCACAGTCGTGGTCAGGAGACCCACTACAAGGCGGTGATCGTCAGCGAGCAGTTCGCCGGGTTGAACAGCGTCAAGCGCCACCAGAAGGTGTACGCCACCATGGGTGAGCTGATGGGCGAGATCCATGCCCTGGCCATCCACACCTACACCGCCGAAGAGTGGGCCAAGGTCGGCGTTGCACCGGCCTCGCCCGTGTGTGCGGGCGGCGGGCACTGA
- a CDS encoding DUF2059 domain-containing protein, with product MTRLRVLCAAVALVCASGQVLAATASHNAAAEKFLTLANADKLGTPVYMQVQQMFAQRFAQTKAPAAKQPVLESYQAKANAALDNAIGWNKLKPKMVDLYTRTFTEQELKDLVKFYESPLGKKVLREMPKVTQQSAQLTQQSLEPAVPVVNKLLEDMTKELDPNAGKAAAPAKK from the coding sequence ATGACCCGTCTCCGTGTCCTTTGTGCCGCCGTTGCCCTGGTTTGCGCCAGCGGCCAGGTACTCGCTGCCACCGCCAGCCACAACGCTGCTGCCGAGAAATTCCTGACCCTGGCCAACGCCGACAAGCTGGGCACCCCGGTGTACATGCAAGTGCAGCAGATGTTCGCCCAGCGTTTCGCCCAGACCAAGGCCCCGGCCGCCAAGCAGCCCGTGCTGGAAAGCTACCAGGCCAAGGCCAATGCCGCGCTGGACAACGCCATCGGCTGGAACAAGCTCAAGCCGAAGATGGTCGACCTGTACACCCGGACCTTCACCGAGCAGGAGCTGAAGGACCTGGTCAAGTTCTACGAATCGCCGCTGGGCAAGAAAGTGCTGCGTGAAATGCCCAAGGTCACCCAGCAGTCGGCACAGCTGACCCAGCAGAGCCTGGAGCCAGCAGTGCCGGTGGTGAACAAGCTGCTGGAAGACATGACCAAAGAGCTGGACCCGAACGCAGGCAAGGCCGCCGCCCCAGCGAAGAAGTGA
- a CDS encoding class II fumarate hydratase: MSRIETDSLGPVEVPEDAYWGAQTQRSLINFAIGKERMPLAVLHALALIKKAAARVNDRNGDLPADIARLIEQAADEVLDGQHDDQFPLVVWQTGSGTQSNMNVNEVIAGRANELAGKGRGGKAPVHPNDHVNRSQSSNDCFPTAMHIAAAQAVHEKLLPAVTELSSGLAELSMRHHKLVKTGRTHMMDATPITFGQEVSAFVAQLDYAQRAIRATLPAVCELAQGGTAVGTGLNAPQGFAEAIAAELAALSGLPFITAPNKFAALAGHEPLTSLAGALKTLAVALMKIANDLRLLGSGPRAGLAEVRLPANEPGSSIMPGKVNPTQCEALSMLACQVLGNDAAIGFAASQGHLQLNVFKPVIIHNLLQSIELLADGCRNFQQHCVAGIEPDAEQMAAHLERGLMLVTALNPHIGYDKAAEIAKKAYSEGTTLREAALALKYLTNEQFDQWVRPENMLAPGGKG; encoded by the coding sequence ATGAGCCGTATCGAGACAGACAGCCTGGGCCCGGTCGAAGTTCCGGAGGACGCCTACTGGGGTGCGCAGACCCAGCGTTCGCTGATCAACTTCGCCATTGGCAAGGAACGCATGCCCCTCGCGGTATTGCACGCCCTGGCACTGATCAAGAAGGCCGCGGCGCGCGTCAACGACCGCAATGGCGACCTGCCGGCCGACATCGCCCGGTTGATCGAACAGGCCGCCGATGAAGTGCTGGATGGCCAGCACGACGATCAGTTCCCGCTCGTCGTCTGGCAGACGGGCAGTGGCACCCAAAGCAACATGAACGTCAACGAGGTGATCGCCGGACGCGCCAACGAACTGGCCGGCAAAGGCCGTGGCGGCAAGGCGCCAGTACACCCCAATGACCACGTCAACCGCTCGCAGAGCTCCAACGACTGCTTCCCCACCGCCATGCACATTGCCGCAGCCCAGGCGGTGCATGAAAAGCTGCTGCCGGCCGTCACTGAACTGTCTTCGGGGCTGGCCGAGCTGTCGATGCGCCACCACAAGCTGGTAAAAACCGGCCGCACGCACATGATGGACGCCACGCCGATTACCTTCGGCCAGGAAGTGTCGGCTTTCGTCGCCCAGCTCGATTACGCCCAGCGCGCTATCCGCGCCACCCTGCCGGCGGTGTGCGAACTGGCCCAGGGCGGCACTGCCGTGGGTACCGGGCTGAACGCTCCGCAGGGTTTTGCCGAGGCCATCGCGGCCGAGCTGGCGGCGCTGTCCGGCCTGCCGTTCATCACTGCACCCAACAAGTTCGCCGCCCTCGCCGGCCACGAACCGCTGACCAGCCTGGCGGGAGCCCTGAAGACCCTGGCCGTGGCCCTGATGAAAATCGCCAACGACCTGCGCCTGCTGGGGTCCGGCCCTCGCGCCGGGCTTGCCGAGGTGCGCCTGCCAGCCAACGAGCCGGGCAGCTCGATCATGCCGGGCAAGGTCAACCCCACCCAGTGCGAGGCGCTGTCGATGCTGGCCTGCCAGGTACTGGGCAACGACGCGGCCATCGGCTTTGCCGCCAGCCAGGGGCATTTGCAGTTGAATGTGTTCAAGCCGGTGATCATTCATAACCTGCTGCAATCCATCGAGTTGCTGGCCGATGGTTGCCGCAACTTCCAGCAGCATTGCGTGGCGGGTATCGAGCCGGATGCCGAGCAGATGGCCGCGCACCTGGAGCGTGGGTTGATGCTGGTGACGGCGCTGAACCCGCATATTGGCTATGACAAGGCGGCAGAAATTGCCAAGAAGGCTTACAGCGAGGGCACGACCTTGCGCGAGGCGGCATTGGCGTTGAAGTACCTGACCAATGAACAGTTCGACCAGTGGGTGCGGCCGGAGAACATGCTGGCGCCTGGGGGCAAAGGCTAG
- a CDS encoding alginate lyase family protein, with protein sequence MKAHAFVHPGIKVNVNYLERFVRHNLHREPWKSASEKVLNDYLKRADKDWVPKPRAVVDCGAYSQPDCGCTDQTRDGQAAYAQALLWVITGDEEYAATAIKILDAWSREFTGGHIGENARLQASWAACLFISAAEILAHTASGWTTEGKARFRGMLETQFQPIIEDLFYGDGWKWDTVPGNWRSTGIEALLYIAIFTDNHEIFARSIQLWKDHIVASIYLESDGARPRLLPNWTRVPTDEEVNQQWGSPYRYIEGMNVESCRDFAHTAYGLAATINVAETALLQGIDLYRDEETQAMARMMQTMEFHSRYENIALMPDICKRYHGIQLSAQWTFEIGYTHYAVRLGHSLPETRAFVQRHRPTQGDFHYMWESLTHAYPRTGDDPIS encoded by the coding sequence ATGAAGGCTCATGCGTTTGTGCATCCGGGTATAAAGGTAAATGTGAATTACCTTGAGAGGTTCGTGCGTCATAATTTGCATCGTGAACCTTGGAAGAGTGCCAGTGAAAAAGTACTGAATGACTATTTGAAAAGAGCAGATAAAGACTGGGTTCCGAAGCCGCGCGCTGTAGTGGATTGCGGAGCTTATAGCCAGCCGGATTGTGGGTGTACTGATCAAACCCGAGATGGCCAGGCTGCCTATGCGCAGGCATTGCTCTGGGTGATCACGGGTGACGAGGAATATGCAGCTACTGCCATCAAAATCCTAGACGCATGGTCCCGAGAATTTACCGGAGGACATATCGGCGAAAATGCACGCCTTCAGGCATCGTGGGCAGCGTGCTTATTCATCAGTGCTGCGGAAATCCTTGCTCATACTGCGTCTGGCTGGACGACTGAAGGTAAGGCGCGATTCAGAGGGATGTTGGAAACGCAGTTTCAACCGATCATAGAGGACCTCTTCTATGGAGACGGGTGGAAGTGGGATACTGTGCCTGGCAATTGGCGCTCCACAGGTATCGAGGCACTTTTATATATAGCGATTTTTACCGACAATCACGAAATCTTCGCCAGGAGTATCCAGTTATGGAAAGACCATATCGTGGCGTCCATTTATCTGGAAAGTGATGGGGCGCGTCCCAGACTACTGCCCAATTGGACCCGGGTGCCGACCGACGAAGAGGTCAATCAACAGTGGGGTAGTCCATACCGATACATCGAGGGGATGAACGTTGAGAGCTGTCGGGACTTCGCCCACACCGCTTATGGTCTGGCGGCTACTATCAATGTGGCTGAAACGGCGTTATTGCAGGGGATCGATCTGTACAGGGATGAAGAAACGCAAGCCATGGCGCGAATGATGCAGACGATGGAGTTTCATTCTCGGTATGAAAACATTGCATTGATGCCAGACATCTGTAAGCGATACCACGGCATCCAGTTGAGTGCTCAATGGACATTTGAAATTGGTTATACCCACTATGCGGTCCGTTTGGGGCACTCTTTGCCGGAAACTCGCGCATTTGTGCAAAGACATCGGCCGACGCAAGGCGATTTTCATTACATGTGGGAAAGTCTGACCCATGCTTATCCTCGTACCGGGGATGACCCGATTTCTTGA